The genomic DNA CGGTTGATAAGAAGCAGTGCCATCACTTCAGGTCGCAAGGTCACCGATGCTGGTAAGCAGTGCTCTCCAAAAGCCAGACAGTCTCTTAGGGTGTCCATCACAGGTCTCCAGAAACGTACCACCAGTCCAGTCTCAGCTCTGTGCAGGGAGGGGGTAGGGCCACATAGTACGCACACATCTGCCCCAGGGAGCAGCTGGAAACGGAGGAGGCGATGGGCTACGGTGGGGCTGCCCTGAGGCAGGAAAACTGGATAATCACAAGAGGCTGATCCAGACGCTGAGAGTGACCGCATCAAAGCCGACAGCAGCACAATCTCCTGAGGTGCTAAACGCCACCACTTCTCTGTGGCGGCAGCTATCCTCCCGTGAATGATGAGACAACCAAATTCACTGTCGGCACACTGGGCAAACCCATCCACAGCCTGCTGAAGCAGAGTGGAATTAGGTGGTAGCAGTAAATCCGCACAGTGTGTCAAGTTACCCAGGATGCCCTCATGCCTGTCCTCCAACAGCTGATCAATGAGGCTGAAGCAGGACCTCAAGTCCCTCTTCAGCCTCCCAACATTCCTGACACTGACCAACTCATCTTGGCCCAACACCAGCACCATGCAGTTCCACACATTCTCCAGCAGGCGCTGTAAACACACGTCGCTTTCTCTGCTCTTGCCTGGACCACCGGGTCCACTTCCGGTCACAGCGATGAGCATCACACTGTCTTGAAAAACCCTCCACACCAGCTTACCCCCGCCTTCAGTCTCACAGCAGGACAACACGACTCCTTGACCCCCTCCGAACATGTGAACACCGTTCAGGGAGCCGATGATCGAGAAGGGCAGCTGTTTGGATCCCCCCCGGGTGAAGAGAGGAACTCCGCTGCTGGCTGTGAGACAGAGAAGCTGAGTCGATCCATCCTGAAGCATCATCATGAAGTTTGCTGCAGTTCATTCTCCCATGCACAGTCAAAAACCTGTATTTCAGCAGTAGTGGAATAATTAGCCAGTAAGCAAAACGTTTCAAATAATCGCTGTTGGGTATCTACGAACATAGACCTGAACCGAGTCGGATAGACGTCATGAGCTTTGCGCAGGTAGCTGTATTTAAGTCTGTTAAGGCAACACAGGAAGTTACCGTAGTTTCCACAGTAACGCGATCCCATGATTCTTAAAACAATGAACGTGACCTCATTCGGCTGGTCAAGATGCAGTTCTGATTTAGGACCTCCTTTGTGAGTGCATTGGGAGCGGGACTGGAAGACTGACCCAGAATCAGTTCTCGGATACGTGTCAACTTCTCGCGAGATTAACAATCTCTTTTTGAATATCGCGGTCCCTCCACCTGAGGGCGCTGTGATGATCTTAACATCAGAAGACACTAGAATTTTGAAGATTATGCACTTAATTTTGGGGgggaaatcattttaaatgtgataCGCAATGCGTTTCAAAATTTGGGACAGTGGCAACAAAAGACTTGAAAGTTTGACATTCTAAAAGAAGACCCTTGGTTGAACATCGCAAAGTTCATGAAATTAACAGGCAACAAGTTAATCCCGTGagtgtttataaaaaaaaaaaagaatatctcGATGAATCTGCCTTGATGTAACAATGGTAAGGGGTTCACTATTCTGTCACGAGCAGCACCGGCAAATAGTGTTTTCAGTCACAATATCAACATGAATCTGACATAATCTCTACACAAGGTACAGAGCTGAAAACCATTACTGGATGGCTGTGATTTTTAGAGGGTGCTGCATTGAAAACTGACAGGATTCTATAGTGGCATCGCTGCAATGATTTAACAACACTATCAAAAGACATTGTCagtgaatccagtttgttgCCGCATTCACAAATGTCAAATGAAACATGAAAAGAGGAAACCATACATAAACCAGATCCAGAAATTCTGCCTGTCGAGTGGTCAGAACTTGATTTCTTTTTAGAAAGTTACACATTTTACACAATATCCCTACATTTTTTTGGAAAGTGGTATACTGAATTGTGCTTTTTTCACGAGTAAAAAGTTCACCACCAGTGATGTCCTTGACACACAATTCATGTAATATATGTTATACTAAGTCACTGAGATGGATTCACGGTAGGTCACAAAGCATATGGGTAGTGGTGGTTGGCTTTCCTTCCCTTGTTTTTTGAGTTGACCTATAAAACTGGGAAAATGGTCATGTAgcttaacttttatttttaaaatttaaatatcgAAAAGCATCACCTGCCTTTTACTGCCTCTCGATTACCTTTAATAACTTCAAGACGCATTCATGTCTTTCAAATTATTTCTTCAGTAACGACACAGAAAgtaccaataaataaatatgagtagtaaagaatgtttttttttattttttaaatacaaaaaagtcCAGAAGAGTGATgactaaaatagaaaaattgaaAAGGCACAATAATTTCGTCCAAAATTATACTGTgccatgaaaaataaacttgttTGCTTTCTTCTACTGTGGCTGAAAATAGATGGTCATCTTCCTGACATGATTCAAATATGTTCTACGCTCAAGAGATCCCATGGCAGTATAATGGCTTGGCATGACGAGCAGTGTTGAGGTCGACTTTTCCCTGTAGCATCAAAATGAAGgcctgaaagacagaaaaatgaagaaaaataaaacacagacagacaaccaaTGACTGTTTGAAGGGAATTAATGTCAGCAAACTGACATGAATATCTAGAAACAGTATGAATTTTCATTAGATTCTGTCCAGTTTCTGAGGAGATGTGGACTGACTCTTATCCAGTATGGGTCTGTGTGTGGGGAAAATATTCCTTTAGAAAAGAGTGAGCGTACatgtaagtagaaaataagTGTGGTTTTTATGGATTTTGGGGTTCTTTCctcaaaataaagtttttaaaggCTGGCAACAAGAACCCACCAACCTTTACCTGCCACCCTTAGAATTAAAAAGCTTTTgattacagaaaacacaagcaGGAATATTTGTATCATTCACAATGATAAAAAAGATTCATACCCCTGCTTTCAAACCAACTGATGGGCTGTATATACACAAGTATTTCCACGCGTGTTGAAGACGAAGGACTCACCAATGGATACAGTGATTTCACAAGAAGGAGCAGACTTTCTGCGGCCTGAAAGGGTTGGTGCTGGAGGACACGCCGGTGAGGAGAGGGTCCTGCAAGGCATTCTGCATGCAGAACTGTTGAAGGTCAGCCGCTGCCTGGGAGACCTGGTCACAAGAGTGAAACCAAATTGTTAATCACAATAAAAATGAGATTTATAACAACCTTACAAATTAAGATTATTAATCACATAACCCCAATCAGTAAATCTACAGTGAGGCTTCTCGGCCACTAGAGGGAGCTTCATATCagtgtaatcagattactgagCTGCGTAAGGCAAATCGAAGCGATATTAAGCTTTATCCACACTAGATTAGGTAAATTCAGCATCCATTCGCCATTGTGCCTCAACATTCAGCATTTCTCACTAATATTTCGACGAGTTTGGACGATTTCCCCTTCATTCACGAATGCGGTTTGATTGAAGATTACTTCGATCAAAGGACCTGCTTGTACTTTCAAGTAAGTTATGCTAGTCCGGTAATCGTTAAGTTAGTAGTAGACAGAAGATTACAgcaaacaaaattaatatttccACCTGACTGCCAGATGACGACAGAATGATTTAAACGGTGTAACGTTATCACGTCTTCCAATACTTCACCATCGGCTGAATAACGCCCTTCACCGCCGCTAGCCTCCCGTACGTGTTAGCGTCGCTGGTGAACTCGTGTAGCGGTTTAGGTCTCCTCCGTTGTTTGACAAAATCACACTTTTACCTTCACTCTGTTTATGCTCGCCTCAAAGCGGAGCTGCTGTACGACTTTCTTCATGGCTACGAGATTGGAAGAACCCGACATTCTCGAGGTGTTGGTGAAAAATTCACGCCGAGCTGTGGGTGGGATTCTGGGGTAGATGCTGAAACAAAGCTAAAGATGATGACATCCGGAATCCGGTTGTTCCCTCTTCTGGCTGCAATACCATTTTTAGACATCAGATGGCGCCAACGACGAAGTAcaactttctttttaaaataactttattgtgCTCTTACAGCAGAGAAGATAAACACCAACGTATTGCTAATATATACTTCATTATATATACTTCATCAAGTTATATTTATAAATCTACAATATGTAAACAGAACATGTTTGAAACATTCCCATCCGATATCAAACAAtctacatgtaaaaaaaataaccgtcaacattaaataaattcagCTTAGTGCTCAATACCCTCCCCTGAATATAACTAtaaatctgattggtcagtgttGATTGTAAGGAAAAGGAACAATGATAGAATAAATAAAGTGCTTGCTTGTTTGCTTTGGTGATAATCTGTGCATGTCCACAACAAAGCAATAAAACCCTGCTGCTGAGGAAATAATTTTACAAACGTAGTGTTTATCAGTGGTAAGGGCTTCAGGCATCAactgttctcacacacacacacacaaaatttttCATGCGAGTTGGTTCTCATCTTCACACAAAGAGAAGATACTCAAGTCTCCATGTCGATATCTGCTTTTTGACTTGAACTGAACATCTCCATCTTGAACGGTGCTGGATTCTTGCCAGTATCCTCTATTTGAATGTTTGGAGGAActgaaacaaaagcacattAGGTATGACATTTTACAAACACTACAAGCAAAGATCATACAGACATACATTTGTGTTTCATATTCTTTACTGGAATGAAGCATTTctatacaaaaaatacaaaaaacaaaaacctcattAAATCTCAGCACTGAAAGTATTTCTTAAAATACATGCAGTGGCATTTTTGTACTGAATTATACCTATCTGGCCTTAACCGCAGTGTCCGGTAAAGTTCGGCTGTAGATGGCACACTGGCATTTTGTGTGGGTTTGGGAGTGGAGAACGTAGTGTAGGTTGAGGATTTGGCCAGAGGAACTTCGATGTCAGACATCCTTACATCTGGCTCACTTTCTGAAACACGAGGGACATtcacccattcattcattcattgaggATCATATTTATTTGTGCTGTGACTGATGTGCTTGTGTTAACAGATGATTGAGTACTACTAATATTTTTGTGTATCATCAAAAATGCTCCACATTCTTCAGCAACTcataaaatggatttttttctctaaacATTTAAGCTAGCTATAATGTCTCCTTTCTCTAGTGATTTTTTCTTGAGAAATCATAATTACAGTCTGTTTTAACAAAAAAGTTCTATCATCTACAGACCGGAACTGAATTACAGACTTACTGATTGATAAGGCACACTGAGCATCCGATGAAGAACGGTCTATGAAGGGAGTCGTGTTCAAAAACTGATTCTTGAGCCAAGAAGCACGGTCCTCTTGAAAAGCCTTTTTCTGTGGaatacaacattttttaaaagaatacgATGTAGTTGTAAAATCAGCAGTAGAGGCTGATTTAAACGAGGCAATCCACCACAAGACTTAAACTACCTCTCGTCCAAGGCGAATGGCGGCATCTGTGAAgttctttctctccctttcaAAGTTTCTCTTTTGTTCCTCAAAGAGTCTCCAT from Antennarius striatus isolate MH-2024 chromosome 18, ASM4005453v1, whole genome shotgun sequence includes the following:
- the fuz gene encoding protein fuzzy homolog, which gives rise to MMMLQDGSTQLLCLTASSGVPLFTRGGSKQLPFSIIGSLNGVHMFGGGQGVVLSCCETEGGGKLVWRVFQDSVMLIAVTGSGPGGPGKSRESDVCLQRLLENVWNCMVLVLGQDELVSVRNVGRLKRDLRSCFSLIDQLLEDRHEGILGNLTHCADLLLPPNSTLLQQAVDGFAQCADSEFGCLIIHGRIAAATEKWWRLAPQEIVLLSALMRSLSASGSASCDYPVFLPQGSPTVAHRLLRFQLLPGADVCVLCGPTPSLHRAETGLVVRFWRPVMDTLRDCLAFGEHCLPASVTLRPEVMALLLINRETHRSVSSVQTNHSQTGSPLISKTRCWELLKLFYIFSTTRYFTQQDTLSVSTEERAQRGTTVDYVFGFSHQPLQCYLVTEECKSYGLQTPQHQLFLLIPLSVPTYVLRTVATQTLSDIVAATGF
- the LOC137612787 gene encoding guanine nucleotide-binding protein G(I)/G(S)/G(O) subunit gamma-5-like; its protein translation is MSGSSNLVAMKKVVQQLRFEASINRVKVSQAAADLQQFCMQNALQDPLLTGVSSSTNPFRPQKVCSFL